A window of the Electrophorus electricus isolate fEleEle1 chromosome 11, fEleEle1.pri, whole genome shotgun sequence genome harbors these coding sequences:
- the unc5b gene encoding netrin receptor UNC5B isoform X4, producing MLCVWIQRDQAPGALLTVILIYGTFMCNADASDYAEVLPDSFPSAPAEPLPEFQSEPENAFIVKNRPVKLSCKAAPATQIYFKCNGEWVNQNDHVTRESLDQITGLVVREVDISVSRTQVEELFGLEDYWCQCVAWSSAGTTKSRRAYVRIAYLRKNFEQEPLSREVRLEQEVLLQCRPPEGTPPAEVEWLKNEELIDPAQDSNFLMTVDHDLIIKQARLSDTANYTCVARNVVAKRRSSTATLIVYVSGGWSLWTEWSECNAHCGRGWQRRTRSCTNPAPLNGGAFCEGQPFQRVTCTTLCPVDGGWTEWAKWSACSTECTHWRSRECQAPAPRNGGHHCSGSMMESKNCTDGLCARTLDSGTGAAVYAGLVGVLLLCVILVLGVGILAYRRSCRHLHGDITDSSSALTAAFHPGNYKPPRQDNPHLPHSSAPPDLTASAGTFCRPLFSSLQQSTLDSHHKITMTTSPLLDTIPSLKIKVYDSSTMSSMELPAGLSSVDAEIMSLKTVGSGQREPYVHTLPGEPAYNASATLGSLGGRLAIPNTGVSLLVPPGTIPQGKFYEMYLIISKWEKTTLPSEGGQTVLSPVVSCGPSGMLLSRPVVLTLPHCAQLETPDWSLTLKTQTNQGAWEEVLTVGEESLSSPCYLQVEEHSCHILMEQLGTYGLVGQSVPPQPACKRLQLALFAPRAPCLSLDYSLRVYCIQDTPHALKEVLELERSLGGVLLEDAKPLLFKDSYHNLRLSIHDIPHAHWRSKLLAKYQEIPFYHIWSGSQRPLHCSFSLERGSVAVSQLSCKICVRQVEGEGQIFQLHTDIQETLRPHSPLPAGGTCLPSSQVGSYAFRLPVSIRQKICASLDAPSARGCDWRLLAHSLGFDRYLNYFATKPSPTGVLLDLWEACHQGDADLVSLATALEDMGKSEVLVVMTTDGDC from the exons ATGCCAGTGACTATGCTGAGGTTCTGCCTGACTCCTTCCCATCAGCACCTGCTGAGCCACTCCCGGAGTTCCAGAGTGAGCCGGAAAATGCTTTCATTGTGAAAAATAGACCGGTGAAGCTGTCCTGCAAGGCAGCTCCAGCCACCCAGATCTACTTCAAATGTAACGGCGAGTGGGTCAACCAGAATGACCACGTCACCCGGGAGAGCCTAGACCAAATCACAG GTCTGGTGGTGCGAGAGGTGGATATCTCTGTGTCCAGGACTCAGGTAGAGGAGCTCTTTGGCTTGGAGGATTACTGGTGCCAGTGTGTGGCCTGGAGCTCTGCGGGCACCACCAAGAGCCGGCGGGCATATGTCCGTATCGCGT ACCTGAGAAAGAACTTCGAACAGGAGCCGCTCAGCAGGGAAGTGCGTCTGGAACAGGAAGTCTTGCTGCAGTGCCGCCCACCAGAGGGCACCCCACCCGCTGAG GTGGAATGGCTCAAGAACGAGGAGCTCATCGACCCCGCACAGGACTCCAACTTCCTCATGACTGTTGACCATGACCTCATCATCAAGCAGGCTCGCCTCTCTGACACGGCAAACTACACATGTGTGGCCCGAAATGTGGTTGCCAAGCGACGCAGCAGCACTGCTACGCTCATTGTCTATG TGAGTGGTGGCTGGTCGTTATGGACTGAGTGGTCTGAGTGCAATGCACATTGTGGGCGGGGTTGGCAGCGACGGACAAGAAGTTGCACCAATCCAGCACCTCTCAATGGAGGTGCCTTTTGTGAGGGCCAGCCCTTTCAAAGGGTTACCTGCACCACCCTCTGTCCAG tgGATGGAGGCTGGACGGAGTGGGCGAAGTGGTCAGCGTGTAGCACTGAGTGCACACACTGGCGCAGTCGCGAGTGCCAGGCTCCAGCGCCACGCAATGGGGGGCATCACTGCAGTGGCAGCATGATGGAGAGCAAGAACTGCACCGATGGACTGTGTGCCCGCA cGCTAGACTCTGGTACAGGAGCAGCAGTGTATGCAGGGCTCGTGGGGGTTCTGTTGTTGTGTGTGATCCTCGTGCTCGGTGTGGGAATCCTGGCTTACCGCCGCAGCTGCCGCCATCTCCACGGTGACATCACTGACTCCTCATCCGCCCTCACAGCAGCCTTCCACCCTGGCAACTACAAACCGCCAAGACAAG ACAACCCTCATCTGCCACACTCCTCAGCCCCGCCCGACCTCACCGCCAGTGCCGGAACCTTCTGCAGGCCGCTCTTCTCCTCCTTGCAGCAAAGCACACTAGACTCGCACCACAAGATCACCATGACGACCTCGCCCCTGCTGGACACCATCCCCAGCTTGAAGATAAAGGTGTACGACTCGTCTACCATGTCCTCCATGGAGCTGCCCGCCGGGCTGAGTTCCGTCGATGCCGAGATCATGAGCCTGAAGACGGTGGGCAGCGGCCAGCGAGAACCCTATGTGCACACGCTGCCCGGCGAGCCGGCGTACAATGCCAGCGCCACGCTGGGCAGCCTCGGCGGACGTCTTGCCATCCCAAACACGG gtgTGAGCCTGTTGGTGCCTCCAGGAACCATTCCTCAGGGGAAGTTCTACGAGATGTACCTCATCATCAGCAAATGGGAGAAGACTAC GTTGCCATCGGAAGGCGGTCAGACGGTGCTGAGTCCGGTGGTGAGCTGCGGGCCCTCTGGTATGCTCCTGAGCCGGCCTGTCGTCCTGACACTGCCCCATTGCGCCCAACTGGAGACCCCAGATTGGAGTCTCACCCTGAAAACGCAAACCAACCAAGGAGCCTGGGAG GAGGTGCTGACAGTAGGGGAGGAGAGTCTGTCATCACCATGTTACCTGCAGGTGGAGGAGCACAGCTGCCACATTCTAATGGAGCAGTTGGGCACTTACGGCCTGGTGGGTCAGTCAGTTCCACCTCAGCCTGCCTGTAAGAGGCTGCAGCTGGCCCTGTTTGCCCCACGAGcaccctgcctctctctggATTACAGCTTGAGAGTCTACTGCATACAAGACACCCCACATGCCCTAAAG GAAGTGTTAGAATTAGAACGAAGTCTTGGTGGGGTGTTGTTGGAGGATGCCAAACCCCTCCTATTCAAGGACAGTTACCACAACCTGCGACTGTCCATTCATGACATCCCACATGCTCACTGGCGGAGCAAACTTCTCGCCAAGTATCAG GAGATCCCATTCTATCATATCTGGAGTGGGAGCCAGCGCCCGCTGCACTGCTCCTTCAGCCTGGAGAGAGGCAGCGTGGCTGTGTCCCAGCTCAGCTGCAAGATATGTGTCAGACAGGTGGAGGGGGAGGGCCAGATATTCCAGCTGCACACTGACATCCAGGAG ACATTGCGCCCCCACTCACCACTGCCTGCGGGAGGCACGTGCTTGCCCTCTTCTCAGGTGGGCTCCTATGCCTTCCGCCTGCCAGTCTCCATCCGCCAAAAGATCTGTGCCAGTCTGGACGCCCCAAGCGCCCGCGGCTGCGACTGGAGACTGCTTGCACACAGTCTGGGCTTTGACAG GTACCTGAACTACTTTGCAACTAAACCCAGCCCCACAGGTGTGCTGCTTGACCTGTGGGAAGCCTGTCACCAGGGTGATGCAGACCTGGTCTCCTTGGCGACCGCTCTTGAAGACATGGGCAAAAGTGAGGTCTTAGTTGTCATGACGACAGACGGAGATTGCTGA